One Paroedura picta isolate Pp20150507F chromosome 3, Ppicta_v3.0, whole genome shotgun sequence genomic window carries:
- the GPR151 gene encoding G-protein coupled receptor 151: protein MNSSVVQPVHYAGGYEPQDSKEWKVIIPAFLGAICLAGFAGNACVIGILLQNTKKGKPSMIHSLILNLSLADLLLVLFVVPFRAAAYSNGAWYLGWFLCKTSDWFRHVCMTAKSLTIAVVAKTCFMYANNPAKQVTIKWHTICAVLLAIWLVALGMPLPLWFFSNLLEPEVGSASCIMKIPAHAHAFMSVFVKLYPLLVFCAPLTFAFFYFWRAYGRCQRRGTKTQNLRNQIRSRCLTMMLLSVTITSALMWLPEWISWLWLWHLNKDGPAPPQGFMATTQVLMFAISSANPLIFVLMSEEFREGFKGLWKRLALKKPLPTPECQEEMAADNVEDLPNSAPSPESVASKEETEPPSVLHTSESMEIKKEMPVLPDVEQFWHDREAVPDAQDNDPIPWEHNEQETVGSDQKN from the coding sequence ATGAACAGCTCTGTGGTTCAACCAGTCCACTACGCTGGAGGCTATGAGCCCCAAGATTCGAAGGAGTGGAAGGTGATAATCCCAGCCTTTTTAGGAGCGATCTGCTTAGCCGGCTTTGCAGGGAATGCGTGCGTAATTGGGATCCTGCTGCAGAACACAAAGAAAGGGAAACCATCTATGATCCACTCCTTGATCCTTAATCTCAGTTTGGCAGATTTGCTCCTTGTTCTTTTTGTTGTGCCCTTCAGGGCAGCTGCTTACTCCAATGGAGCCTGGTACCTGGGCTGGTTCCTTTGCAAAACCTCCGACTGGTTCCGGCATGTTTGCATGACAGCTAAGAGTTTGACCATTGCTGTGGTAGCCAAGACATGCTTTATGTATGCTAACAACCCAGCTAAACAGGTAACCATTAAGTGGCACACCATCTGTGCTGTCCTGTTGGCTATTTGGCTGGTGGCCTTGGGAATGCCACTGCCCTTGTGGTTCTTCAGCAACCTCTTAGAGCCAGAGGTAGGCTCTGCTTCATGCATCATGAAGATTCCAGCCCATGCTCATGCGTTTATGTCAGTCTTTGTCAAGCTCTATCCCCTGCTGGTATTTTGTGCTCCCCTTAcctttgctttcttttatttctggagaGCTTATGGCAGATGCCAGCGGAGGGGGACCAAGACTCAAAACCTAAGGAATCAGATTCGATCCAGGTGCCTCACTATGATGCTTCTGAGTGTTACAATCACCTCTGCGCTGATGTGGCTGCCTGAATGGATATCTTGGCTGTGGCTTTGGCACCTAAATAAGGATGGGCCTGCTCCACCACAAGGATTCATGGCCACTACCCAAGTCCTGATGTTTGCCATCTCCTCAGCCAACCCTTTAATATTTGTGCTTATGTCTGAAGAATTCAGAGAGGGTTTCAAAGGCTTGTGGAAAAGACTTGCACTGAAAAAGCCTCTGCCTACCCCAGAATGtcaagaggaaatggcagctgatAACGTGGAAGATCTCCCCAATTCTGCTCCATCACCAGAGTCTGTGGCTTCTAAGGAAGAGACAGAGCCTCCGTCTGTACTCCACACCTCAGAAAGCATGGAAATCAAGAAAGAGATGCCTGTTTTGCCAGATGTTGAGCAATTTTGGCATGACAGAGAAGCAGTCCCTGATGCTCAAGACAATGATCCTATTCCTTGGGAACACAACGAACAAGAGACAGTAGGTAGTGATCAAAAAAACTGA